One Rouxiella sp. S1S-2 genomic window, GTCGGTATCAGTGGCCCAACCGCTGCGATTGTCGGTAAACTACTGCGCCAGCTAGGTGAGTCAACGCAGGTTATGTGCGTTACCCATTTACCTCAGGTTGCAGGTTGCGGTCATCAGCACTATTTTGTTAGCAAAGAAACAGATGGCGAAGTGACTGAAACTCAGATGAGCCGGCTTGATAAAAAAGCACGTTTGCAGGAATTAGCCCGTCTGCTGGGAGGGAGTGAGGTCACACGTAACACCCTTGCCAATGCAAAAGAGTTGTTAGCGGCGTAAAAACCTCAACTTTTTTACATTTCAGCGGTCATACTGGTGCCCTGCAAAGGTTTCAAACTGATGAAAGGTCTATTATCATCTGCATCTTATGCCCTAAAGGAATGTAAAGACTATGCGCTGTAAAACGCTGACTGCCGTTGCCGGAGCACTTTTGATGCTTACTGCCGGTTGTTCCACTCTGGAAAAGGTCGTTTATCGTCCTGATATTAATCAGGGAAATTACCTGGCTCCTGCTGATGTACAGAAGATCCATACCGGGATGACCAAGCAACAGGTTGCTTATATCCTTGGTACACCAATGATGGATGACCCATTCGGCAACAACACTTGGTTCTATGTGTTCCGCCAGTGGCCAAGCCATGAAGACGTCAAGCAACAGACATTGACTCTGACCTTTAATGAGGCAGGTGTGTTGACGAACGTTAACAACAAGCCAAAAATTGACGACCAGAACTCCTGATATCCCGGTTTTGATGCCCATTGGCACCAGCCAGTAACATCTTTCAGGGTAAAAAAATAAGGCGCTTTAAGCGCCTTATTTTTTAGACTGTTCAGCCCGTAATCTACGAAGCTCTTTCGGATCGGCAATAAGAGGCCGATAAATCTCGACTCGATCACCGTCGCTTACCACATCGCTCAACTTTACTGGTCTGCTATAAATACCCACTTTATTGCTGTCCAGGTCTATCTCACGACGTAACTCCAATAATCCAGAAGCCTCAATGGCCTGTTTGACGCTGCTGCCCTCGGCAAGTCTTACAGTTTTTAGATACTGACGCTCCGGTAAGGCATAAACGACCTCGACAGAGACCTCAGACACTGTAGACCTCTTTCGCGCGCTGGGTAAAAGCCTGCACCATGTTACCAGCCAGCTCTTTGAAAATTTTACCAAAAGCCAGTTCAATCAGTTTGTTGGTGAATTCAAAATCCAAATTCAACTCAACTTTACATGCCTCTGGGCTGAGCGCAGTAAAATGCCAACCGCCCATCAACTTGCGAAAAGGTCCATCAACGAGCTGCATATCAATGCTCTGATTACTGGTTAAGGTATTTTTGGTGGTAAAAGTTTTGCTGATACCCGCTTTAGCAACGTCTACTGCGGCCGTCATTGAGTTATCAGTTTTATCCAGTACGCGACTTCCCGTGCAGCCGGGAAGAAATTGCGGATAAGCATCCACGTCGTTTACCAGGTTGTACATCTGTTCCACGCTAAATGGCACTAGCGCAGAACGGCTTATATGTGGCATATCATTTTCCAGGTGTCATAAAACATACAGATCATATCATTTATCGCGCCTCGGGCAAAAATCTCGGGAAAGATAAAGCACAAGCTGTGAAAAACTACGTCAGTAAACGTACAGGGGATTTCTTTCGCCAGTGCTTACAGTATAATAAGTATCACTATGACAAAGAAAAAAGCACATAAACCCGGTTCCGCAACCATTGCAATGAACAAACGCGCTCGCCATGAATATTTCATAGAAGATGAAATTGAGGCAGGTATTTCTTTGCAAGGATGGGAAGTAAAATCACTGCGTGCGGGCAAAGCCAACATAGCTGACAGTTATGTGACGTTCAGAGACGGGGAAGCTTTCCTGTTTGGTGCAACCATTACACCGCTGAACGTTGCTTCGAGCCATGTTGTCTGCGAGCCGATGCGTACCCGTAAACTCTTAATGAACAGACGTGAACTTGATAAGCTGTTCGGTAAGGTAAACCGCGATGGCTATACGGTAGTTGCTCTCTCAATGTACTGGAAAAATGCCTGGACCAAAGTCAAAATCGGTTTGGCTAAAGGTAAGCAAGATCACGACAAGCGCGATAATGCCAAAGATCGCGAGTGGGCAGTTGATAAAGCACGTATTATGAAAAACGCCAAACGTTAAGTCTCTGGCCTAACGGGGTAAAGTTCTGATATACTGCTAACAGTTCTTTGGGGCTGATTCTGGATTCGACGGGATTTGCGAAACCCAAGGTGCATGCCGAGGTGCGGAGGCCTCGTAAAAAACCGCAAAAAAAATAATTGCAAACGACTCGCAATTCGAATCTGCTGCTTTAGCAGCTTAATCAGTCTAATACACTGAAGGTTCCCTTTCTCCCTAGCCTCCGCTCTTAGGACGGGGATCAAGAAAGGTCAAACCCAAAAGAGCTCGCGTAGACATCCTGCCTGGGGTGAAAGCGTTAAAACTAATCAGGCTAGTTTGTTAGTGGCGTGTCCGTCCGCAGCTAACCGGTGAATGTGATGACTGGACTAAGCATGTAGTGCCAACGGCGTAGTAATTTCGGACGGGGGTTCAAATCCCCCCAGCTCCACCAAATAGTACTCCGGTTATTACCAGATAAGTCCGGAGAAGTCCTGAAAGCCCGCATCCCTTCTAGGTTTGCGGGCTTTTTTGTGTCTGTAGAAGTCCGAGAAGATCCGCCTGAAACCGGCGTCTATTGGTATACGAATTGGTATACGCTAAGATATATACCAATAAACGTATACCAATTAGGGAAGATCCTTGCATGGCGCGGACTACACGCCCCCTCACCCACACCGAAGTACAAAAAGCCAAAGCCACTGATAAAGACCTCACCTTACATGACGGTGACGGACTCTTTCTCCTGGTCAAAACCACCGGCAAGAAAATTTGGCGTTTCCGCTATCAGGTTCCTAACACATCAAAACGCACCATGATCAGCCTTGGCGCTTACCCTGCACTTTCACTGGCTGATGCCAGAGAAGTCCGAGCTGAGAAGCTGGCGATGTTAGTCAAAGGGATCGACCCGCAAGCAAGAGCTGGCGAAGAAGCTGAAAAGCTCCAGATCGCTCAGGAAAGCATTTTCGTCAATGTTGCACGTAAATGGTTCGAGCTGAAACAAAGTCACGTCAGCGCTGACCATGCTAAAGATATCTGGCGTTCTATTGAGAAAGACATCCTGCCGAGTATTGAAAATGTTCCTGTTCAGGAGCTGAAAGCACGCGCCTTGATCCAGGTGTTAGAACCAATCAAAGCGCGGGGAGCATTGGAGACGGTCAGAAGGTTAGTGCAGCGCATCAATGAAATTATGATTTATGCGGTGAATGTTGGACTGATTGGGGCAAATCCAGCTTCAGGTATAGGTAATGCTTTTGAACGCCCGAAGAAGCAGCACATGCCCACAATACGCCCTGAAGAACTGCCCAAGCTAATGCGCACCATTTCGATGAGCAATTTATCAATACCAACCCGCTGCCTGCTTGAATGGCAGTTACTGACGTTAATACGCCCTGCCGAAGCATCGGCAACAGCCTGGTCAGAGATCGATATAGAGAATAAGCAGTGGTGTATTCCGGCAGAACGTATGAAAGCAAAGCGCGACCATATAGTCCCGTTGTCGGAACAAGCCTTAGAGCTGCTGGAAATCATGCGTCCAATAAGTGGTAATCGTCAGTACGTTTTCCCTAGCCGCAATGACCCACGTAAGCCTATGAACAGCCAAACTGCGAATGCAGCATTGAAACGTATCGGGTATGGGGGAAAGCTCGTTGCCCACGGCCTACGTTCTATCGCTAGCACAGCCATGAATGAAGCAGGATTCAACTCTGACGTAATAGAGGCAGCTTTAGCGCATAGTGATAAAAATGAAGTAAGGCGTGCATATAATCGTTCGACATATTTAGAACAAAGAGTATCTTTAATGAACTGGTGGGGAGACCATACCAGAAATCATTTTTAAAAATTGAAAATTGAAAAGGATGATCAATGGTTACCTCTATACATAATCCTGATAGATACATGTTTGATCTTCGTCAAATTGTTACAAATGGGAGAAAAAAAATAGGAGTCCTTATTGGTGCAGGGGCTCCTGTAAGTATAAATATTGGTATGAATGGCGTGTATGAACCATTAATACCGAATATTGAAGGATTAACAAAGCAGGTCAGAGAACGTTTAAATGAAAGCGAAAATGCCCTTTTCACTAACATTTCGCAAAAATCTGCGGATTTTAACCTAGAAAAACTGTTATCAGAGGTACGCACTTTAGCCGATGTTATTGGTGAGCATGTAGTATACGGTGCAAACTCACTGGGTTACAAATCTTTAGAAAAATCAATCTGTAAAGCAATCAAAGAAGTTGTTAGCAAACAACTTCCTGATGGGCCTAATCCATATTCTGAACTTGTTTCATGGATAAACGGAATAAATAGAATACACGGCGTTGAAATATTCACAACGAACTACGACTTGTTATGTGAAGATGCCTTAGAGCGTTCCCAAACACCATTTTTTGATGGTTTCACCGGTTCAAGAAACGCATTTTTTGACCCGTCTAGTATTTCCACTAATGACCTACCTCCCCGCTGGGTAAGGTTGTGGAAGCTTCACGGTTCAATAGGATGGAAGATGAATGATAATGGACAGGTAATTAGGGTTCCTGAGTGCGAAGAATCATCAATGGTATACCCGTCACATATCAAATATACACAGACTCAAGCAGCTCCGTTCTCATCATTATTTGAAAGACTTAAAAACTTTCTAATGGAACCAGATACATTATTGTTAACAACAGGTTTCTCATTTGCAGATGCACATATTTCATCAAAAATAAGCGAATGTCTTTCAGCAAATCCTACAAGTGCTGTGATTGCGTTTCAATATAAAGACTTAGAATATGAAAATGATGCTATTAATCTAGCTTTAAAAAATCCTAACTTAAGCATTTACTGTAGAAATGGCGCAGTTATTAACTCAATAAAGGCTCAATGGAAGACTGGCGAACTTCCTAGCAAGAATTGGGATATAGTCAGGAAAGAATACTTACATGAAAATAACTTTATTCTTGGCGATTTTAAGTCTCTAGCTAGGTTTTTGGCCATTGCTGGGGGCGAAGTATCAAGCCAATCGCTCATACAACCTCGCGATGAGGATGAAAATAATGAGTAGTTCTACTTCAATTGGTAATGTCATATCAATATCCAGCTCATCTATAATTTTGAGGCTATCAAGTAAAGTCAGTTCAGGTCTCCTCATGCTTGAAGGGAGAACGCATAAAGTAGGGCAAGTAGGAAGCTTTATCCGAATACCACAAGGTTATAATAACTTATATGGCGTTATCGCTGCCAGTAACGAGTCTTCACTAATTGATGAATTTGATGGTATACAATCTGATCGACGATTATTAACAGTTGAACTTATTGGCGAAAGTTCTGGCGGTTTTTTTGAGCGTGGAATCAGCCAATATCCATCAGTAAATGATGAAGTTCATCTAGTACTAGATAAGGATCTTAGAACAATTTATGGTGATCATGGACAGAACATGGTCTGTATAGGGAAACTATCTAGTTCTGAGAGTATAGACGTAAATATTGATGTAGATAAATTAGTAACACGGCACTCAGCAATTCTTGGCTCAACAGGCTCTGGAAAATCAACAAGTGTTTCTAGTATTTTACGCTCTATAAGTAATAAATCAGTATTAAAAAGCAGCTCAGCCAGGATAATCCTTATTGATATTCACGGTGAGTATTCGGCTGCACTAAGAGATATATCTAAGACATTTTCTATTGAACCAAAAGAAAATGAAGAGAAACTCGTAGTTCCTTATTGGTCCATATCCCCAGAAAAATTAATTGATTTTTTATGTGGTAATATAAATGAGACCAGTAAAAATAACGTCCTTGAAATGATTACTGAACATAAGAAAAATCTCGCCAAAATAAACGACCTCAACTACATTGATGAAGATAAAATTACGGCCTACTCTCCAATTCCTTTTGATATAAAAAAGATTTGGCACGAACTCTGTTATAATGATACTGTAACATACTTAGATGAAGAAAAAATCAACCCAGCTTATAATAATGATCAGAAAGGTGATAGTAGTAAATTAATTCCCCCTAAGTTTTTGCCAGCTAACCCCGGAACCAAACCTCCTCAAAAAGGTGGCAACAACCTTATCACAAGAAATTTAGAACAAATGAGGTGTCGGTTATTAGACAATCAATTTTCTTTTTTCCTATCGCCTGATGATTATACCCCTCAGCCTAATGGAATAATAAAAAAAGATATTAATGCACTATTAAGTAGTTGGATTGGTCATGACAAGCCCATATCAATAATTGATTTGTCGGGAATGCCTTCAACTCAATTAGATATGTTACTTGGCTCAATTCTTGACATCATATTTGAAGCTGCCATCTGGGGTAGGAATTTAGCCATTGGAATGAAGAAAAGGCCAGTTCTTCTGGTTCTTGAAGAAGCCCATCGATACTTATCCATTAATGACAGTGGGTTATCTAAATATATGGTGCAGCGGATTGCCAAAGAGGGTAGGAAATTTGGCGTTGGTGCAATGATTGTCAGTCAAAGACCATCAGAAATAGATGAAACTATACTTTCGCAATGCGGCACTCTCTTTGCTCTCCGTTTAAGTAATTCTAATGATCGCTCTAGAGTAAAATCAGCAATGTCAGATGGTCTCAGTGCATTAATCGATAGTCTTCCTATCCTCAGGACTGGGGAAGCTATTGTCATTGGTGAGGCGACTAAACTCCCTTCGAGATGTAAAATAAAACTTCCTCCTGAAGGTTTTTATCCAGATAGTGCTGACCCTCAGGTATCTATCTCATGGAATAGTAATAATACTGATACTGAAGATGATTATATCCCTTTAATTAAAGCTTGGCGAAAATCAAAACCACTAAAAGACGAGGAAAAATAATGCTAAGAGTCAATGTAGCTTCATCAAACATATCATCTATTGGCTATGATGCCGATACTCAGACGTTGGAAATTGAATTCCTCAGCGGAAGAATCTATGAATACTACAATGTTCCTAATGACACATATGACGAATTAATGAATGCGTCATCTATTGGATCATATTTTAGTAGAAATATAAGAAATATATTCCCTACTCAGCAAGTTTAGTTTTCTGCGAAAAGGCAGCGCGCGCAATTCTCCCCGCCTGCCCGCTGCTGACTTAGCTCACTGGTTTTAATGCATGAAGTAAAGCCTCTGAAAGCCAGTGTAGCAAGGGTTTTGAGCCATTTTGAGCATTCCCAATTGCATGCAAAACCATGCGCCCTATGCATGCAGAGCTTACAAGGACAGGCTAGCCAGAGAAAAGGCTGTCAGGAGGGAGGGTTTTGCACCGTATTAATGAAAAATGCCGCCTTATTCGAAAGCGGCACTTGAGATCATTTTTTGGGGAATTGAAACAAGCTGAAATTTATATTTTCTGCTTCATATTTTCCCTTTTAACGATTTTACTGACGCTTTCATTTGTTTTAAATGCGCATGAACACTCCAGCCTGGTGCACTGATAATAAGACTCCTTTGTCTGTTCGGTGATATAACGGCTTGTGCGAATGTGAGAAACAGAGCTGCAAAGTGGGCAGCGCATCATTTGTCGTTACTCCTTACTTGTAGCAGCACGCTCTGCCAGTTTACGGGCCAGTAACTGCCTTTTTATCGGGCTTTTTAATAGCGGCACATCTACACCAGGCAGCGTAGGAGAATGCGTCCCAATTTTCTCCAGCACAGGTTCAGCATCCATGTTTAACTGACCGATGCGAGCCGCCACGATAAGCGCCTTGCCAATTTCAGCGCTGATAATTTTGGCGGGCTCTACATAATGACCGGATTGTGTTTCCTGGTAGCTGACGTTGATAATGCCAGAAGTTTAAGTTTCACAGCGCGCACCAGCGCCGGACTGAGATTGTTGATGGCCAGTCGCCACTGATGGTCAGCATAGGCATTGAGTGCGCTGCGGTGGGCGCTAATCAACGCATCCCCGACATTAGCACAATCCAACATCGCTGATTCTTTCTCGACACTCAATTCCTCAATCAGGTCATCGAACTCTTTAACCAATCCCTGCTGAATAGCCCGGTGACTGTGCGCGTTCTTGAGTTCGTCAGTCATAACCCCGCGTGACTTGCGAAAACGCGAACGCCAGCTCTCTTCGTTCTCTTTGATTTCGCTGTTCGCCGTTTCTTTTTCCTGGGCGCAGCGGGCAATCGAACTTTCAATTTCATCAAGTGCACGCTTTTTCTCAGCAAACGCCGCTTTGGCCTGCTCAAAGTGTTGGATAGCACCTTCCGCGTTCCCTGGTGATGGCTTTTCGTTGTGACCGGCTTTGACCTGAAGAAAGTCCTGGATAACGGCTTCGACGGTTTTGGTTGAATCGGGTTTCATGGCATACCTCAGCAATATGTTGTCAATGTGAGGATATTGTGGGGGAGGCTGGCACAACATTTCTATTTGAAGGCGTTTGTTCAGCGCTGGTACAACAGACTGAGACGTAAGCCATGAAAATGGAGAGAGTTTATATTTCTATAAATACTATTCACTACTGTTCACTATAAAATAAAACATCATTAAATCATTAAGTTAAGCAGTGAACACCTTGCCTAAAGGTATTCACTTCCTTTTCACTACTCTTCACTGTCTGCAAATCTTTCTCTGGCTAGCCAAAAAATAAATAAATGTTTATTCCTATTGATATATTAATTTCAATCGTTAAAACAGCTTAACCAACTGAGCGTTAAATAACCTACTGAGTAGCATTGAGCATTATTGATTAACATTGGCAATCATTGGCAAAGTGGCTCAAATCCCATTAAAAAAAATACAAAGCATTTCAGGTGTTTTGTCGTTCGGAGGCTTGTTGCTAAACGCAAAAATATTCTCACAATAGGGGGCTCCTTAACGAAACAGCCGGTACTGGACGCTTCCAGTCGGATACAAATATGAGGTAGCACCATGCTCTCCACCGCTCAAAATACGCCCCCTTCTTCTGCCCCTGTGATGCCACCGGTTTACCCACGCGATCGCTTTATGCGACTGCCGGAAGTGATCCACACCACTGGCCTGTCCCGCTCAACCCTGTACGACTTAATCAGCCGTCAGCAATTTCCTGCCCAGATTTCTCTCGGTGGCAAGAATGTGGCCTGGCTGGCCTCCGAGATTGAGGGCTGGATGAATGACCGCATCGCCGCACGCGCTCAGGAGACCATGCAATGATTTCTCTGTCTGTCGGTCATCATAATATCCAGCTCAATACACAAGAGGCGGCCTATCTGGCTGAAGGCCTGATGGCTGCCGCCTGCGGCAGAAAAAACCCTTTGCCTGCATTTACCAGCAATACCCTGGGCGTGTTGTCCGTAACAACCGAAAGCGTTATTTCAGGGGATGATTCACACTTCCGATCAAATCCGCAGCAGTCCGATCAAGTCCTGACCGATTGCTAAGGAGAAACGGCTAATGCTTCAAAAAAGGCTTTTATCTGGCGAGCCCCTGCTCTATAGTTTTTGTGCTGCCGCAAAATCGGCAGCCGGGCGTAGGAACCCGTGTTTAACTATGGCGACACAACACGCGCCAGGCGTGTTTTTTTATGTCGTAGCCTTAGCGCACCTGTTACTTGCTCAGTGGTTTTTGTACCTCTGTGCTTATCAAGCAATGGTGGCTCAGGCGGGGCAGCCTTCGGGCTGGCCGGTTTCCATAGTTGCCGGTATTCCTACCCCCGTCTGGGCTACCACCCAAAAGTGTAGGAACTTCGGTGGTAGCTGTAATCAGCTAACTATGGAGGCCAATATTTTGGCTACTACCCTCGCATCCTTACACCCAAAATTTACGTTCCTGTTCGCCGCCGTTCGCCGCGCTGAACCTAAAGCGCCGGTCTGCATGCTGCGCTCCACCGCCGACAGTGAACATTCTGCTCGTCGCCTGTTAGCCCGCGACTATGTGCTGTGTTTTGCCGGTCGCCTGCCCGCTCAGGAGGCCGCATGAACAAGCTCGCTTCCTTCTATTTTCCCAACACCCATTATCCTATCCCGCATGCTGATTTCCTGCGTCTGCAACACGCGCACAACGTCGGCGTGATGTTCCTCGACATGCTTGATACACAGGACACCTTCGGGCATGTACCCAGCGGCGATCAGCTGAATTCCATGGCCTCCGTTGTTGCGCTGCTGACTGACCAGCTCGGCAAAGTGGTAGACACCTGCGAGACCGCCATAAAAACGCAAATGGAGGATGTCTACGAATGAATACGACTCAGCAATCCTGCCTGCCGGTTGAAGTGCTCACCGCCCTCTACCGGCGCGCCCTCGCACAGGCTTATCTCGATGCCTGTACCGCCTACGGCGTTGAAACCGGCTACTCGCTTGATGAACTGCAAATGACCATCGCAAAAGAAGTCGAAAGCTACTATGTCCGTCAGCACGGCGCAAAGCTGGGTATGGACATCGCCTGTGCCATGCTCCGCGACATGGTGCAGCCCGATATTTTGGTGACAAAACCCCGCCTGACACCGCTCGGAGAATCCATGATGGACGAGCTGTTCCGGCCTTGTCTTCACACCACTCCACATACCACGCTGCACTGACAGAGGCGCACATGACACAAATGATTGTTAAAAACACCGTGAGCGCCGCAAAAGGCCGCTGGCCTCAGCTTCTTTCCGCGCTGGGAATAAACGTTGCCCCTCACGGGCATCATTCTCCCTGCCCCGTTTGCGGGGGAAAAGACCGCTTTCGCTTCGATAATCGTGAAGGAAGAGGCACCTGGATATGTAACCAATGCGGTGCCGGTGACGGATTAAACTTGGTTGAGAGAAAACTGGATATCAGTGTGAAAGAAGCCGCCGTGAAGGTGGCTGAAATTCTGGGAGAGGTTCAGCCTCTTACGGTTCATCACGACGAGGCCGCAGAACAAAAGCAAAAAGACAATGCCCGCCATAGGGCAGCCGGTCAGGCCAGAGCGCTGGTGAATGCCGCCCGTAAAGCGGCAGGCAATGCCTATCTGAAGAATAAAGGCTGGCCGGATAAGGAAGCGCTGAACTTACAGGGCTGCGGTCTGCACGTGGGCGGCATAGATTTCGCGGCGGGTGACCTGGTCATCCCGCTTTATGATTTGTCAGGTCACCTGGTCAACGCCCAGCTCATTAACGGGGCGGGGGAAAAATGCACACTTGCGGGTGGGCAGGTTACCGGCGCCGCTCATCATTTTGAAGGGAACGACAACACTGTTATCTGGATGGCAGAAGGCTATGCAACCGGCCTGACAATACATGCGCTGACGGGCGAAACCGTGTATGTGGCACTGAGTGCCAATAACTTCCCTCATCTGGCTGAGTGCCTTCGGGAGAAATACCCTGACGCCGTTCTGTTGATGGCGGCAGATAATGATGAGAACGGAACAGGACAGAAGAAAGCGAAAGAAGCCGCAAATCTGTTCAGCGGGAAGGTTGTGATCCCCTTGGTTGCCGGTGACTGGAATGATGTATTCATGCAGGAAGGGCGTGATAAGACGCTGGAACAGCTCCGCGCTTATACTCAGAAATCTCCGCAGAGCTCTTTCGATACGGTCAGTGACGCAGACCTTAAATCCATGAGCGCAAGCGAGAAAGCGGAACTATTAATAACCCATTATGAACAACGATTAGCTGTGCCGCAGGTGGGAGAAGATCTCTGCCGCTATGAGAACGGTGCGTGGCAGGTATTACCTCACGGTGTTCTCAGCCGTGAGATCGCCGCTTTATTTCAAAAAATCCGCGCGCCCTTCTCTGCACCTGGTATTAGCGGGATTATCGATACCTTGAAGCTGATGGTGCCTCAAACAGGAAAACCGGCGAGAAGATTGATAGGGTTCCGCAATGGAGTGTTTGATACCGTCACAGGACATTTTAGT contains:
- the bamE gene encoding outer membrane protein assembly factor BamE — protein: MRCKTLTAVAGALLMLTAGCSTLEKVVYRPDINQGNYLAPADVQKIHTGMTKQQVAYILGTPMMDDPFGNNTWFYVFRQWPSHEDVKQQTLTLTFNEAGVLTNVNNKPKIDDQNS
- a CDS encoding RnfH family protein, encoding MSEVSVEVVYALPERQYLKTVRLAEGSSVKQAIEASGLLELRREIDLDSNKVGIYSRPVKLSDVVSDGDRVEIYRPLIADPKELRRLRAEQSKK
- a CDS encoding type II toxin-antitoxin system RatA family toxin codes for the protein MPHISRSALVPFSVEQMYNLVNDVDAYPQFLPGCTGSRVLDKTDNSMTAAVDVAKAGISKTFTTKNTLTSNQSIDMQLVDGPFRKLMGGWHFTALSPEACKVELNLDFEFTNKLIELAFGKIFKELAGNMVQAFTQRAKEVYSV
- the smpB gene encoding SsrA-binding protein SmpB; this encodes MTKKKAHKPGSATIAMNKRARHEYFIEDEIEAGISLQGWEVKSLRAGKANIADSYVTFRDGEAFLFGATITPLNVASSHVVCEPMRTRKLLMNRRELDKLFGKVNRDGYTVVALSMYWKNAWTKVKIGLAKGKQDHDKRDNAKDREWAVDKARIMKNAKR
- a CDS encoding integrase domain-containing protein, yielding MARTTRPLTHTEVQKAKATDKDLTLHDGDGLFLLVKTTGKKIWRFRYQVPNTSKRTMISLGAYPALSLADAREVRAEKLAMLVKGIDPQARAGEEAEKLQIAQESIFVNVARKWFELKQSHVSADHAKDIWRSIEKDILPSIENVPVQELKARALIQVLEPIKARGALETVRRLVQRINEIMIYAVNVGLIGANPASGIGNAFERPKKQHMPTIRPEELPKLMRTISMSNLSIPTRCLLEWQLLTLIRPAEASATAWSEIDIENKQWCIPAERMKAKRDHIVPLSEQALELLEIMRPISGNRQYVFPSRNDPRKPMNSQTANAALKRIGYGGKLVAHGLRSIASTAMNEAGFNSDVIEAALAHSDKNEVRRAYNRSTYLEQRVSLMNWWGDHTRNHF
- a CDS encoding SIR2 family protein produces the protein MVTSIHNPDRYMFDLRQIVTNGRKKIGVLIGAGAPVSINIGMNGVYEPLIPNIEGLTKQVRERLNESENALFTNISQKSADFNLEKLLSEVRTLADVIGEHVVYGANSLGYKSLEKSICKAIKEVVSKQLPDGPNPYSELVSWINGINRIHGVEIFTTNYDLLCEDALERSQTPFFDGFTGSRNAFFDPSSISTNDLPPRWVRLWKLHGSIGWKMNDNGQVIRVPECEESSMVYPSHIKYTQTQAAPFSSLFERLKNFLMEPDTLLLTTGFSFADAHISSKISECLSANPTSAVIAFQYKDLEYENDAINLALKNPNLSIYCRNGAVINSIKAQWKTGELPSKNWDIVRKEYLHENNFILGDFKSLARFLAIAGGEVSSQSLIQPRDEDENNE
- a CDS encoding ATP-binding protein encodes the protein MSSSTSIGNVISISSSSIILRLSSKVSSGLLMLEGRTHKVGQVGSFIRIPQGYNNLYGVIAASNESSLIDEFDGIQSDRRLLTVELIGESSGGFFERGISQYPSVNDEVHLVLDKDLRTIYGDHGQNMVCIGKLSSSESIDVNIDVDKLVTRHSAILGSTGSGKSTSVSSILRSISNKSVLKSSSARIILIDIHGEYSAALRDISKTFSIEPKENEEKLVVPYWSISPEKLIDFLCGNINETSKNNVLEMITEHKKNLAKINDLNYIDEDKITAYSPIPFDIKKIWHELCYNDTVTYLDEEKINPAYNNDQKGDSSKLIPPKFLPANPGTKPPQKGGNNLITRNLEQMRCRLLDNQFSFFLSPDDYTPQPNGIIKKDINALLSSWIGHDKPISIIDLSGMPSTQLDMLLGSILDIIFEAAIWGRNLAIGMKKRPVLLVLEEAHRYLSINDSGLSKYMVQRIAKEGRKFGVGAMIVSQRPSEIDETILSQCGTLFALRLSNSNDRSRVKSAMSDGLSALIDSLPILRTGEAIVIGEATKLPSRCKIKLPPEGFYPDSADPQVSISWNSNNTDTEDDYIPLIKAWRKSKPLKDEEK
- a CDS encoding KTSC domain-containing protein is translated as MLRVNVASSNISSIGYDADTQTLEIEFLSGRIYEYYNVPNDTYDELMNASSIGSYFSRNIRNIFPTQQV
- a CDS encoding ogr/Delta-like zinc finger family protein, producing the protein MMRCPLCSSVSHIRTSRYITEQTKESYYQCTRLECSCAFKTNESVSKIVKRENMKQKI
- a CDS encoding AlpA family transcriptional regulator, yielding MLSTAQNTPPSSAPVMPPVYPRDRFMRLPEVIHTTGLSRSTLYDLISRQQFPAQISLGGKNVAWLASEIEGWMNDRIAARAQETMQ
- a CDS encoding host cell division inhibitor Icd-like protein; this encodes MLQKRLLSGEPLLYSFCAAAKSAAGRRNPCLTMATQHAPGVFFYVVALAHLLLAQWFLYLCAYQAMVAQAGQPSGWPVSIVAGIPTPVWATTQKCRNFGGSCNQLTMEANILATTLASLHPKFTFLFAAVRRAEPKAPVCMLRSTADSEHSARRLLARDYVLCFAGRLPAQEAA
- a CDS encoding DUF5375 family protein yields the protein MNTTQQSCLPVEVLTALYRRALAQAYLDACTAYGVETGYSLDELQMTIAKEVESYYVRQHGAKLGMDIACAMLRDMVQPDILVTKPRLTPLGESMMDELFRPCLHTTPHTTLH
- a CDS encoding primase-helicase zinc-binding domain-containing protein — translated: MTQMIVKNTVSAAKGRWPQLLSALGINVAPHGHHSPCPVCGGKDRFRFDNREGRGTWICNQCGAGDGLNLVERKLDISVKEAAVKVAEILGEVQPLTVHHDEAAEQKQKDNARHRAAGQARALVNAARKAAGNAYLKNKGWPDKEALNLQGCGLHVGGIDFAAGDLVIPLYDLSGHLVNAQLINGAGEKCTLAGGQVTGAAHHFEGNDNTVIWMAEGYATGLTIHALTGETVYVALSANNFPHLAECLREKYPDAVLLMAADNDENGTGQKKAKEAANLFSGKVVIPLVAGDWNDVFMQEGRDKTLEQLRAYTQKSPQSSFDTVSDADLKSMSASEKAELLITHYEQRLAVPQVGEDLCRYENGAWQVLPHGVLSREIAALFQKIRAPFSAPGISGIIDTLKLMVPQTGKPARRLIGFRNGVFDTVTGHFSPHSPNNWLRTVNSVDYTQYKAGENLAAHAPNFWQWLTRAANQQSDKQERILAALFMVLANRYDWQLFLEVTGPGGSGKSVMAAIARMLAGEDNTTSASIETLESARERASVVGYSLIVLPDQEKWSGDGAGIKAITGGDAVAIDPKYRDAYSTHIPAVILAVNNNPMQFSDRSGGVSRRRVIITFPEVIPTNERDPQLIEKIGQELAVIVRHLMQRFAVPSEARELLQQQQNSDEALEIKRSADPLVDFCGYLLAVSTPNGLYIGNANIIPANPRKYLYHAYLSFMEARGHQRPMSLTAFGRAVPQTLREYEIEFLKRKTNQGMQTNLTLNDDSEADWLPKCETP